Proteins co-encoded in one endosymbiont 'TC1' of Trimyema compressum genomic window:
- a CDS encoding bifunctional 4-hydroxy-3-methylbut-2-enyl diphosphate reductase/30S ribosomal protein S1, producing MEIIIAKNAGFCYGVKRALKKAQELKSEYPDKKIYTFGPLIHNQHEIKRLESQGIIAIDEDQLKNIDKDQPVLVRSHGVGETFFEKYQNSHLIEDGTCSMVIVAQKLAKEHGEMGERVVVIGDKKHPEVIGILDWAGENSMAILSSDEAEKVPLDKPIFLLAQTTQPESLFEEIKEILFSKTNQIIYKNTICSATRSRQKETSVLAGQVNTMIVIGSKLSSNTNKLYTIAKNINSNTYLVETKYDLDSKWYKDKNKIGITAGASTPDWIIEEVVHKMMEEKKDTNVETEETMESLFVDMDNEIHAGQIVTGTVIQVGKENLIVDIGLKAEGILPIEDYGEEPLPEVGEEVTAVLLKKSNSEGIPVLSKRKLEDRERRERQREALKTLPSIFENKEEIEGVVVRTTKNGLIVQTGDVEGFMPASQIINGFVKNLDKYVGQQVRMRIIDLDLKKRLPKIVFSQKVILEEERKEKESDFWENVTVGKVLKGEVRKLTDFGAFINLGYLDGLLHISELSWDKRARLNDLLSVGDEIQVKVIDLDSEKNRISLSLKALEEEPWSVFIRENAPGHIVKGKVTSVVDYGAFVEISKGVEGLLHISEISYDHVDKVGNVLKVGDEVEVEILDIDEDNRKVSLSKKALEAPPKKEAYVADNTEVAYEEDDTMTLGDVLNSTNEEA from the coding sequence ATGGAAATAATAATCGCAAAAAATGCTGGGTTTTGTTATGGTGTTAAAAGAGCCTTAAAAAAGGCTCAAGAACTTAAGTCAGAATATCCAGATAAAAAAATCTATACTTTTGGTCCTTTGATTCATAATCAACATGAAATTAAGCGCTTAGAAAGCCAAGGTATAATTGCAATTGATGAGGACCAATTAAAAAATATAGACAAAGATCAACCTGTTTTAGTTCGTTCTCACGGTGTGGGAGAGACATTTTTTGAGAAATATCAGAATTCTCATTTAATTGAGGATGGTACCTGTTCCATGGTTATTGTTGCACAGAAACTTGCCAAAGAACATGGTGAAATGGGTGAAAGAGTTGTTGTAATTGGTGATAAGAAACATCCTGAAGTAATAGGGATTTTAGATTGGGCTGGAGAAAATAGCATGGCGATTCTTTCTTCTGACGAAGCTGAAAAAGTCCCTTTGGATAAACCGATATTCTTATTAGCTCAGACAACACAACCTGAGAGCCTATTTGAAGAAATAAAAGAAATATTATTTTCTAAAACTAATCAAATTATATATAAGAATACTATTTGTAGTGCTACAAGAAGCAGACAAAAAGAAACGTCTGTACTTGCTGGCCAAGTCAATACAATGATAGTTATCGGAAGCAAGTTAAGCTCGAATACTAATAAATTATATACTATTGCAAAGAACATTAATAGCAATACCTATTTGGTTGAGACTAAATATGACTTAGATTCAAAATGGTATAAGGACAAGAATAAAATAGGAATAACAGCAGGAGCATCTACTCCTGACTGGATTATTGAGGAGGTCGTACATAAGATGATGGAAGAAAAAAAGGACACAAATGTGGAAACTGAAGAAACAATGGAATCCCTGTTTGTGGATATGGATAATGAAATCCATGCAGGTCAAATTGTTACAGGAACAGTTATTCAAGTAGGAAAGGAAAACCTAATCGTTGACATTGGTCTTAAAGCAGAAGGGATTTTACCTATTGAAGATTATGGCGAGGAGCCATTACCAGAAGTTGGTGAAGAAGTAACTGCTGTTCTTTTAAAAAAGTCTAATTCAGAAGGCATCCCAGTTTTATCCAAAAGAAAACTTGAAGATAGAGAAAGAAGAGAGCGTCAAAGAGAAGCTTTAAAAACGCTTCCTTCAATTTTTGAAAATAAAGAAGAAATAGAAGGTGTTGTAGTTCGTACAACAAAAAATGGACTTATAGTTCAAACTGGAGATGTAGAAGGTTTTATGCCTGCTTCACAAATTATTAATGGTTTTGTAAAAAACCTTGATAAGTATGTAGGGCAACAAGTAAGAATGCGCATTATTGATTTAGATTTAAAAAAACGTCTTCCTAAAATTGTTTTTTCACAAAAAGTTATTTTAGAAGAAGAACGTAAAGAAAAAGAATCTGATTTCTGGGAAAATGTAACCGTAGGTAAAGTACTAAAAGGTGAAGTGAGAAAGCTTACTGATTTTGGTGCATTTATTAATCTCGGTTATTTAGACGGTCTTTTACATATTTCTGAATTATCATGGGATAAAAGAGCACGCTTAAATGACTTGCTTTCTGTTGGCGATGAAATTCAGGTAAAAGTAATTGATTTAGATTCTGAAAAAAATAGAATTAGTTTAAGTTTAAAAGCCTTAGAAGAAGAACCTTGGTCTGTTTTCATTAGAGAAAATGCGCCAGGACATATTGTCAAAGGTAAAGTAACCAGTGTTGTTGATTACGGCGCTTTTGTGGAGATTAGTAAAGGTGTTGAAGGATTACTTCATATTTCAGAAATAAGCTACGACCATGTTGATAAAGTAGGGAATGTGCTTAAAGTTGGTGATGAAGTAGAAGTGGAAATTTTAGATATTGATGAAGATAATAGAAAAGTATCCTTATCTAAAAAAGCATTAGAAGCTCCTCCCAAAAAAGAAGCCTATGTTGCTGATAATACAGAGGTTGCTTATGAGGAAGATGATACGATGACATTAGGTGATGTCTTAAATAGTACTAACGAAGAAGCCTAA
- a CDS encoding fumarate hydratase yields the protein MKKIHYNDIVDKIKNACIDINYNASKELLEAYDKSIQNESDVGKTVLSILKDNVLLAHIEQVPICQDTGTAVIFVTLGANVIIENGFLNDAIFEGVEKGYREGYLRKSIVDNPLTRHNSGNNLPPVIHIELVKGDTFMIDVAAKGGGSENMSALKMLTPADGMDGIKSFVVETVKKAGPNPCPPIIVGIGIGSNFEGVALLAKKALLEPFNSCNLSKELADMEKELEEKLNNLSIGPQGLGGKTTVFKVHSLMAPCHIASLPVAVNINCHVSRHTRIIF from the coding sequence ATGAAAAAAATTCACTATAATGATATTGTTGATAAAATAAAAAATGCTTGTATTGATATTAATTATAATGCAAGTAAGGAGCTTCTGGAAGCTTATGATAAAAGTATTCAAAATGAAAGTGATGTTGGTAAGACAGTCTTATCTATTCTGAAAGATAATGTACTTTTAGCTCATATTGAGCAAGTGCCTATTTGTCAGGATACAGGTACGGCTGTTATTTTTGTGACTTTAGGTGCTAATGTTATTATTGAAAATGGCTTCTTAAATGATGCAATTTTTGAAGGTGTTGAAAAAGGATATAGGGAAGGGTATTTGCGAAAATCCATTGTTGATAATCCTCTAACACGTCATAATTCTGGTAATAATTTACCACCTGTTATTCATATTGAATTAGTAAAAGGTGATACTTTTATGATAGATGTAGCTGCCAAAGGTGGTGGCAGTGAAAATATGTCAGCGTTAAAAATGCTTACTCCTGCTGATGGCATGGATGGCATTAAGAGCTTTGTTGTGGAGACTGTCAAAAAAGCTGGACCAAATCCTTGTCCGCCTATTATTGTTGGTATTGGCATTGGCAGTAATTTTGAAGGCGTTGCTTTATTGGCTAAAAAGGCTTTGCTAGAGCCTTTTAATTCCTGTAATCTAAGTAAAGAATTAGCAGATATGGAAAAAGAACTGGAAGAAAAATTAAACAACTTAAGTATTGGTCCTCAAGGTTTGGGGGGCAAAACAACTGTTTTTAAAGTCCATTCTTTAATGGCTCCTTGCCACATTGCTTCTTTACCAGTAGCTGTCAATATTAACTGTCATGTCTCACGTCACACGAGAATAATATTTTAA
- a CDS encoding FumA C-terminus/TtdB family hydratase beta subunit — protein sequence MNKYMIKTPVDPKLIEKTRAGDMLYITGTIYTARDTAHKKLITLLDEGKVLPFPVKGSIIYYAGPAPTKPGHVIGSVGPTTSYRMDKYTPQLLEAGVAITIGKGSRSDNVVKDLKTFKGLYCAAYGGAGALMASKVKKASPVAFPELGPEAIVALEVEDFPVTVINDSQGNDWYKIVEERG from the coding sequence ATGAATAAATATATGATTAAGACCCCTGTAGATCCTAAATTAATTGAGAAAACTCGCGCTGGTGATATGCTCTATATTACTGGCACTATATATACAGCAAGGGATACCGCTCATAAAAAACTAATTACGTTGTTAGATGAAGGCAAGGTCTTGCCTTTTCCAGTAAAAGGTTCAATTATTTATTATGCTGGACCAGCGCCAACTAAACCAGGCCATGTTATTGGTTCTGTTGGACCGACGACTAGTTACCGAATGGATAAGTATACGCCTCAGCTATTAGAAGCAGGTGTTGCTATAACTATTGGTAAGGGAAGCCGTAGTGATAATGTTGTTAAGGATTTAAAAACATTTAAAGGCCTCTATTGCGCTGCTTACGGCGGTGCAGGTGCCCTTATGGCTTCTAAGGTAAAAAAGGCTTCTCCAGTGGCATTTCCTGAGTTAGGACCTGAAGCTATTGTGGCCTTAGAAGTGGAAGATTTCCCAGTTACAGTAATTAACGATTCGCAGGGAAATGATTGGTATAAAATTGTGGAAGAAAGAGGTTAA
- a CDS encoding D-alanine--D-alanine ligase: MSIEKVAVILGGTSTERDISLRSGHAVYEGLLKKGYNAFKIDPKLDDVYSILTNEKPDMAFIALHGQGGEDGTIQGFLDYLKIPYTGNSLLASALCMNKIFTQNILKANNILVPEFFTVTKEEYNVLGATGIRKKIEESFGFPAIVKAPSQGSTLGIYFINNPNEDYTKQLTYGIENAFKLEDILLIEAMIVPSTEITISVLGNQRPVALPTLEITTATGYFDYTTKYTHGMCEHIIPARLPLSVRQKAQAVAVETYTLLQCSGFARVDFMVQGNDIYMIDINTIPGMTDMSLVPDAAKVIGIDFPELIQLIIEMADGKDFPLEKYEKALLEVEK; encoded by the coding sequence ATGAGTATAGAAAAAGTTGCAGTTATTCTTGGGGGAACCTCAACTGAAAGAGATATTTCATTAAGAAGTGGCCATGCAGTTTATGAAGGTTTATTAAAAAAAGGTTATAATGCTTTTAAAATAGATCCTAAATTAGATGATGTTTATAGTATTTTAACTAATGAAAAGCCTGATATGGCTTTTATTGCTCTCCATGGTCAAGGGGGAGAAGATGGTACTATTCAGGGTTTTTTAGATTATTTAAAAATACCATATACAGGCAATAGTTTATTAGCAAGCGCACTTTGTATGAATAAAATATTTACTCAGAATATTTTAAAGGCTAATAATATTTTAGTACCTGAATTTTTTACAGTTACTAAGGAAGAGTATAATGTTTTAGGTGCTACAGGTATTCGGAAAAAAATTGAAGAATCTTTTGGTTTCCCTGCAATTGTTAAGGCACCGAGCCAAGGGTCAACTCTGGGTATTTACTTTATTAATAATCCTAATGAAGACTATACAAAACAATTAACATATGGTATAGAAAATGCTTTTAAACTTGAGGATATTCTATTAATTGAAGCCATGATTGTTCCAAGTACTGAAATTACTATATCTGTGTTAGGTAACCAGAGACCTGTAGCTTTGCCAACTTTAGAAATTACTACAGCAACTGGTTATTTTGATTATACAACTAAGTATACTCATGGTATGTGTGAACATATTATTCCCGCAAGATTGCCACTAAGTGTGCGTCAGAAAGCCCAAGCAGTAGCTGTTGAAACTTATACATTGCTCCAGTGTAGTGGTTTTGCTAGAGTGGATTTTATGGTTCAAGGCAATGACATCTATATGATAGATATTAATACTATTCCTGGCATGACAGATATGAGTTTAGTACCTGATGCTGCAAAAGTAATTGGTATTGATTTTCCTGAGCTTATTCAATTAATTATTGAAATGGCAGATGGTAAGGACTTTCCTTTGGAAAAATATGAAAAGGCATTACTAGAGGTTGAAAAATAA
- a CDS encoding DNA/RNA nuclease SfsA, protein MLKKIKELSAYGKIKKEASIMDSRIDFYLSNEGDIKGCYVEVKGVTLVDDKQVALFPDDAPTERGSKHIETLIELKEAGYQCVIFLIQHPLVCSFTPNSGQDLKFANLVTKAIKAGVKVLCYNCNIALDKPIRIGKVVSFKDE, encoded by the coding sequence TTGCTCAAAAAAATTAAAGAATTATCTGCTTATGGGAAAATAAAAAAAGAAGCCAGTATTATGGATTCTAGAATAGATTTTTATTTATCCAATGAAGGGGATATTAAAGGTTGCTATGTGGAAGTTAAAGGCGTTACATTAGTTGATGATAAACAGGTAGCTCTTTTTCCTGATGATGCTCCAACTGAAAGAGGTAGCAAACACATAGAGACTTTAATTGAATTAAAGGAAGCAGGCTATCAATGTGTTATTTTTTTAATACAGCATCCTCTAGTATGTTCCTTTACTCCTAATAGTGGACAAGATCTAAAATTTGCTAATTTAGTAACCAAGGCTATAAAAGCAGGTGTAAAAGTGCTTTGCTATAACTGCAATATTGCTTTAGATAAGCCAATTAGAATAGGAAAGGTAGTTTCATTTAAAGATGAATAA
- a CDS encoding YkgJ family cysteine cluster protein, with protein MNKNKMSPIKLEDEFSFQCTNCGACCNGIEIRLTPYDILKMSDYLQLSTMDFIDRYVLFRFKATAFINPCFKRCKTGIGVYLEKIIGVVFIQIVHLIVDYFLLLIKIAHKENQFFPKN; from the coding sequence ATGAATAAAAATAAAATGTCTCCTATAAAATTAGAAGATGAATTTTCATTTCAGTGTACTAATTGTGGTGCCTGTTGTAATGGTATAGAAATAAGATTGACACCTTATGATATCTTAAAGATGAGTGATTATTTACAATTAAGTACTATGGATTTTATAGATCGATATGTGCTTTTTAGATTTAAAGCAACAGCATTTATTAATCCCTGTTTTAAAAGATGTAAAACAGGGATTGGTGTGTATTTAGAAAAGATAATCGGTGTAGTATTCATCCAAATCGTTCACTTAATTGTAGATTATTTCCTATTGCTCATAAAGATTGCTCATAAAGAAAATCAGTTTTTTCCAAAAAACTAA
- the leuA gene encoding 2-isopropylmalate synthase, with protein sequence MNHKKYKAFPSIDFKERTWPNSTITKAPIWCSVDLRDGNQALPIPMGVEEKLALYKLLIKMGFKQIEVCFPSASETEFKFLRSLVKQNLIPDNVTIQVLTQAREHLIRRTFEAIKGIKNSIVYIYNSTSTLQRKVVFNKDKEAVKKIAIESVKLVKELAEEAATRGENVVLEYSPESFTGTELDYAVEVCDAILDVWQPTTEKKAIINLPSTVEMATPNVYADQIEWFAKHIKNRETILISLHAHNDRGTAVAATELGILAGADRVEGTLFGNDERTGNADILNVMVNMYSQGINPEIDIIDVNEIQRVYEETTKLTVHPRHPYVGELVHTAFSGSHHQDAINKGLKYLKDNNIEDIWEVPYLPIDPADLGRSYEAIIRINSQSGKGGVAFILEREYGFKIPKSMHPELGAMIKKATDESGSELSKEMIFDIFKREYIDVDGNLISKGYKINEETSDEDGTVTFTGTVSYKGKEEEIIGSGSGPLSAFLDAIKKIGLPDYTITAYEQHAREEGEDSQAITYVQIEIESTKSTNRKMFGIGISKNITSASLKAVINGINRSQK encoded by the coding sequence ATGAACCACAAAAAATACAAGGCGTTTCCTAGTATTGATTTTAAAGAAAGAACATGGCCAAACAGCACTATTACAAAAGCACCTATTTGGTGTAGCGTCGATTTAAGGGATGGTAACCAGGCCTTACCAATTCCAATGGGAGTTGAGGAAAAGCTAGCTTTATATAAGCTATTAATTAAGATGGGTTTTAAACAAATTGAAGTTTGTTTTCCTTCAGCATCTGAGACTGAATTTAAATTTTTAAGATCTTTGGTTAAGCAAAATCTTATTCCAGATAATGTGACAATTCAAGTATTAACACAAGCTCGTGAACATTTGATTAGAAGAACTTTTGAAGCCATTAAAGGCATTAAAAACTCTATTGTATATATCTATAATTCAACATCTACATTACAAAGAAAAGTTGTTTTTAATAAAGATAAAGAAGCTGTTAAGAAAATTGCAATAGAAAGCGTGAAGCTTGTTAAAGAACTTGCTGAAGAAGCTGCAACACGGGGAGAAAATGTAGTATTAGAGTATTCGCCTGAAAGCTTTACAGGAACAGAATTGGACTATGCTGTTGAAGTATGTGATGCGATTCTTGATGTATGGCAGCCTACGACAGAGAAAAAGGCAATTATTAATCTACCTTCCACTGTAGAGATGGCTACTCCTAATGTCTATGCAGATCAAATTGAATGGTTTGCAAAACATATTAAAAACAGAGAGACTATATTAATTAGCCTCCATGCTCATAATGACAGAGGCACAGCTGTTGCTGCAACTGAATTAGGTATTTTAGCTGGGGCAGACAGAGTTGAGGGTACTCTTTTTGGAAATGATGAAAGAACTGGGAATGCTGATATTTTAAATGTAATGGTGAATATGTATTCTCAAGGTATTAATCCAGAAATTGATATTATTGATGTAAATGAAATTCAAAGAGTTTATGAAGAAACTACAAAATTAACTGTCCATCCTCGTCATCCATATGTTGGAGAGCTTGTCCATACTGCATTTAGTGGTTCTCATCACCAAGATGCAATAAACAAAGGTCTTAAATACCTTAAAGATAATAATATAGAAGATATTTGGGAAGTACCATATTTGCCAATTGATCCTGCTGATTTAGGCAGAAGTTACGAAGCTATTATTCGTATTAATAGTCAATCAGGAAAAGGTGGCGTTGCTTTTATTCTTGAAAGGGAATATGGTTTTAAAATTCCTAAATCAATGCATCCTGAGTTAGGGGCAATGATTAAAAAGGCTACAGATGAGTCTGGGAGTGAACTTTCAAAAGAAATGATTTTTGATATCTTCAAAAGAGAATATATTGACGTTGACGGCAATCTTATTTCGAAAGGTTATAAGATTAATGAAGAAACTTCAGATGAAGATGGCACAGTTACTTTTACAGGTACTGTTAGCTATAAAGGAAAAGAGGAAGAAATTATAGGATCTGGCAGTGGCCCGTTATCAGCTTTCTTAGATGCTATTAAAAAAATCGGCTTACCGGACTATACAATTACTGCTTATGAACAACATGCTAGAGAAGAAGGTGAAGATTCACAAGCAATTACCTATGTGCAAATTGAAATAGAATCAACTAAATCAACTAATAGAAAGATGTTCGGCATAGGTATCTCCAAAAATATTACTTCTGCTTCTCTTAAAGCAGTTATTAATGGTATAAACAGGAGCCAAAAATAA
- a CDS encoding methionine gamma-lyase family protein: MHNIEKIIEIAMEMLSQFTQQYNDVFKKNHIKVLEAFRNNQVTDECFRGSTGYSYNDSGREVLNKVYAQIFKGEAALVSSHFASGTHTIYTGLNSLVNIGDKILVIAGNPYDTLYKAFTDKNSFINKRNIDLDILALNNSLRLDIDGFKRRNLTDYKLVLLQRSKGYSLRPSISIDEIKEVAFILKEKTPNTILFVDNCYGEFVEEREPLEVGADVIAGSLIKNPGGTLVSSGGYLIGSEKLVNMIADNFTVPGIGQEIGAVDGTTLRLMFQGLYLAPKAVEEAFYSSLYASLLFEALGYGTYPKSWDKRTDVVQAIAFKDKAKLIKFCQLIQAHSPVDSFVQPIPWLMPGYDHEVIMASGSFISGSSSELSADGPIREPYAAYLQGGISFHYSKYALDNIIKYF; the protein is encoded by the coding sequence ATGCATAATATAGAAAAAATAATTGAGATAGCTATGGAAATGCTGTCTCAATTTACTCAACAATACAATGATGTTTTTAAAAAGAATCATATTAAGGTCTTAGAAGCTTTTAGAAATAATCAAGTAACAGATGAGTGCTTTAGAGGCTCAACGGGTTATAGCTATAATGATTCAGGTCGAGAAGTATTAAATAAGGTATATGCTCAAATATTTAAAGGAGAAGCAGCTCTTGTCAGTAGCCATTTTGCTTCTGGCACTCATACTATTTACACTGGACTAAATAGCTTAGTTAACATAGGTGATAAAATACTGGTAATTGCAGGCAATCCATATGATACATTGTATAAAGCTTTTACAGATAAAAATAGTTTTATTAATAAAAGAAATATTGACTTAGATATTCTAGCTTTAAATAATAGCCTGAGATTAGATATTGACGGATTCAAAAGGAGAAATTTGACTGATTATAAACTTGTACTATTGCAACGTTCAAAAGGTTATAGTTTGCGTCCCTCTATTTCAATAGATGAAATAAAAGAGGTTGCCTTTATACTTAAGGAAAAAACTCCTAACACAATACTTTTTGTAGATAACTGTTATGGAGAATTTGTAGAAGAGCGAGAACCACTTGAAGTAGGAGCCGATGTTATAGCAGGCTCTCTAATAAAAAACCCTGGTGGCACTTTAGTATCATCTGGTGGTTATCTCATTGGCAGTGAAAAATTAGTCAATATGATTGCTGATAATTTTACTGTGCCAGGTATTGGACAGGAAATTGGGGCAGTAGATGGTACTACTTTACGCTTAATGTTTCAGGGATTATATTTAGCGCCTAAGGCTGTAGAAGAAGCTTTTTATAGTAGCCTCTATGCAAGCCTGCTATTTGAAGCTCTAGGCTATGGAACTTATCCCAAAAGCTGGGATAAAAGAACAGATGTTGTACAAGCAATTGCTTTTAAGGATAAAGCAAAGCTTATTAAATTCTGCCAGCTTATTCAAGCGCATTCTCCAGTAGATAGTTTTGTTCAACCCATCCCTTGGTTAATGCCTGGTTATGACCATGAAGTTATCATGGCTTCTGGTTCATTTATTTCTGGTAGTTCATCTGAATTATCTGCAGATGGTCCTATTAGAGAACCTTACGCAGCCTATCTACAAGGAGGCATTAGTTTCCATTATTCAAAGTATGCTTTAGATAATATTATAAAATATTTTTAG
- a CDS encoding LrgB family protein — protein sequence MNNIVQIIISILFTLALYVLFYYIYKKKPLSFIYPNIMTMAAIIILLLIFNIPYELYEGGGKVISSFLGPTVVILAVPLYETLNILFKNLRVILIGSFLSVFLAFSTTFLLCKAFVIPKDIFVSLIPRSITTPMAIEAAGILGAIPSITVTSVIITGITGAILGSLLSRVFKITNFFALGSAFGTSSHVIGTTQALEKGQLIGSVSAICIPITGILTILCLPLFNWIITNYY from the coding sequence ATGAATAATATTGTTCAAATAATTATTAGTATTTTATTCACCTTAGCTCTATATGTATTATTTTATTATATTTACAAGAAAAAACCATTATCTTTTATATACCCTAATATTATGACAATGGCCGCAATTATTATCTTACTTTTGATTTTTAATATTCCCTATGAATTATATGAAGGTGGTGGTAAAGTAATATCCTCATTTTTAGGACCTACAGTGGTTATTCTTGCAGTACCTTTATATGAAACACTAAATATTCTATTTAAAAATTTAAGAGTGATATTAATCGGGAGCTTTTTAAGTGTCTTTTTAGCTTTCAGTACAACATTTTTACTTTGCAAAGCATTTGTAATTCCAAAAGATATTTTTGTAAGTCTAATTCCTCGTTCCATTACAACTCCAATGGCCATTGAAGCTGCAGGCATTTTAGGAGCAATTCCATCAATTACAGTTACGTCAGTAATTATTACAGGTATTACAGGTGCTATTCTTGGTAGCCTTTTAAGCAGAGTATTTAAAATAACAAATTTTTTTGCCCTTGGTAGTGCATTTGGCACCAGTAGCCATGTAATAGGAACAACTCAGGCATTAGAAAAAGGGCAACTTATAGGTTCTGTCAGTGCAATTTGTATTCCAATTACAGGTATTCTTACCATATTGTGTCTCCCCTTATTTAATTGGATTATTACAAATTATTATTAA
- a CDS encoding CidA/LrgA family protein: protein MFAKIKQFIIEYILPLLIVLLLLWLGELLAKFIPVLPGNLIGMFLLLILLQLKIIPYEFIKKFAKFFIRHISFFFVPAGVSILTTLGILGDYILQIVIVIEIGVLVVFVGVGKVVQWMTGKAGDGNE from the coding sequence ATGTTTGCAAAAATAAAGCAATTTATTATTGAATATATATTGCCTCTATTAATCGTATTACTGCTTCTATGGCTTGGTGAGCTACTGGCTAAATTTATTCCAGTGCTGCCAGGTAACTTAATTGGCATGTTTCTACTGCTAATACTTTTACAGCTTAAAATAATTCCCTATGAATTTATTAAGAAATTTGCAAAGTTTTTTATCCGCCACATTAGTTTTTTCTTTGTTCCTGCTGGAGTTTCAATTCTCACAACCCTAGGCATTCTAGGAGACTATATTCTGCAAATTGTTATTGTTATTGAAATCGGTGTCCTAGTAGTTTTTGTTGGCGTAGGAAAGGTAGTACAGTGGATGACAGGCAAAGCAGGTGATGGCAATGAATAA
- a CDS encoding methionine ABC transporter ATP-binding protein, translating to MIIVKDLIKSYGETTILKNISFEINKGEIFGIVGRSGAGKSTLLRCLNGLEHYQDGSIKVLGKEIKDLKEKDLNEFKKDMGMIFQNFNLMERKTVFDNIAFPMEIHKVKKDAIKERVTELLKLVELEDKRNQYISQLSGGQKQRVGIARALALNPQILLCDEATSALDPKTTTGVLDLLDKINKELGITIVIVTHQMEVIKNSCSRTLVLESGHIKGIDLTENLFLKKPHVLDSFFDENELLPKTGTNIKLLFNDDTSTRAIIARMARALDLDISIVWGELESFKDKVLGSLIINIESKFLEDVVTYLEEEKIQWEVLK from the coding sequence ATGATTATAGTAAAAGACTTAATTAAATCCTATGGTGAAACGACAATATTAAAAAATATTTCTTTTGAAATAAATAAAGGGGAAATATTTGGTATTGTAGGCCGAAGTGGGGCAGGAAAATCCACTCTATTAAGGTGTTTAAATGGATTAGAGCACTATCAGGATGGCTCCATTAAAGTTTTGGGAAAAGAAATTAAAGATTTAAAGGAAAAAGACTTAAATGAGTTTAAGAAAGATATGGGAATGATTTTCCAAAACTTTAATTTAATGGAAAGAAAAACGGTTTTTGATAATATTGCTTTTCCAATGGAAATTCATAAAGTTAAGAAAGATGCTATAAAAGAGAGAGTAACTGAACTTTTAAAATTAGTGGAACTTGAAGATAAAAGAAATCAGTATATTAGCCAGCTTAGTGGCGGACAAAAACAGAGAGTGGGTATTGCTAGAGCACTGGCTTTAAATCCCCAGATTCTACTTTGTGATGAAGCTACCTCAGCATTAGATCCGAAAACAACTACCGGAGTTCTCGATTTACTAGATAAAATCAATAAAGAACTGGGAATTACTATTGTAATTGTTACACATCAAATGGAGGTTATTAAAAATAGCTGTAGTAGAACTTTGGTTCTTGAATCTGGACATATTAAAGGTATTGATTTGACAGAAAATTTATTTCTAAAAAAACCCCATGTGCTAGATAGTTTCTTTGATGAAAATGAATTATTACCTAAAACAGGCACTAATATTAAGCTTTTATTTAATGATGATACAAGTACAAGAGCTATCATTGCTCGAATGGCCAGAGCTTTAGACTTAGATATATCGATTGTATGGGGAGAATTAGAGTCTTTTAAGGATAAAGTATTAGGTTCTTTAATTATTAATATTGAATCAAAATTTCTAGAGGATGTTGTTACGTATCTTGAAGAAGAAAAAATTCAGTGGGAGGTGCTAAAATAA